From a single Rutidosis leptorrhynchoides isolate AG116_Rl617_1_P2 chromosome 5, CSIRO_AGI_Rlap_v1, whole genome shotgun sequence genomic region:
- the LOC139848466 gene encoding uncharacterized protein, whose product MDRTEQDMKFVGFFGIIKQSFKSIFSSKKIFTQLTLTSILPLTVIFIVQFELAHHFFWRIENNSLPYDTNDSRESTALEWLYYVIFKIIYVILLTLFSVLATSTVVFTTASVYVDRDVVFPNVMKVVPRVWKKLVVTFGWIYLTAFVYDVITEVVIAIYVAIFGYSAIGTLIMIGILIIFLIGFLYLCVVWQLASVVTVLEDISGLNAMKKGKYLANGKKKVGMGITFVLCVFLSGLVLVYFLFVPYGHKLFSWPMIARVMMAILCGVLLMFLFLMVIVTQTVLYLVCKSYHREVIDKVSLSTFLGAYMDETMVYPKAGEEIQLGRPQSQSPV is encoded by the coding sequence ATGGATCGAACCGAACAAGATATGAAGTTCGTCGGGTTCTTCGGTATCATCAAACAATCATTCAAATCGATCTTCTCAAGTAAAAAAATCTTCACACAACTCACTCTAACCTCAATCCTTCCACTCACAGTCATTTTCATTGTTCAATTCGAACTCGCACATCATTTCTTCTGGCGAATCGAAAACAACTCATTACCATACGATACAAACGATTCACGTGAATCAACCGCCCTTGAATGGCTCTACTACGTCATTTTCAAGATCATCTATGTCATTTTGTTAACATTATTTTCCGTCTTAGCAACATCAACCGTTGTTTTCACAACTGCCTCGGTTTATGTAGACCGCGACGTTGTATTCCCTAATGTCATGAAAGTTGTCCCAAGAGTATGGAAAAAGTTAGTTGTTACATTTGGATGGATATACCTAACGGCGTTTGTGTACGATGTTATTACTGAGGTTGTAATAGCTATTTATGTAGCTATTTTTGGTTATTCGGCTATTGGTACTCTAATCATGATTGGTATCTTAATTATATTTTTGATTGGGTTTTTATACTTGTGCGTGGTTTGGCAGTTAGCTAGTGTGGTTACAGTTTTGGAAGATATTAGTGGACTTAATGCGATGAAAAAAGGGAAATATTTGGCCAATGGAAAGAAAAAAGTTGGAATGGGGATAACATTTGTGTTGTGCGTgtttttgagtgggttagttttggTGTATTTTTTGTTCGTGCCATATGGACATAAATTGTTTAGTTGGCCGATGATTGCGCGCGTGATGATGGCGATATTATGTGGAGTTTTGCTAATGTTTTTGTTTTTGATGGTTATTGTGACACAAACGGTGTTATATTTAGTTTGTAAATCGTATCATAGGGAAGTGATTGATAAGGTGAGTTTATCGACGTTTTTAGGTGCTTATATGGATGAGACTATGGTGTACCCGAAGGCGGGTGAGGAGATTCAGCTCGGAAGACCTCAATCACAATCTCCGGTTTAA